Proteins encoded together in one Lathamus discolor isolate bLatDis1 chromosome 3, bLatDis1.hap1, whole genome shotgun sequence window:
- the PYROXD2 gene encoding pyridine nucleotide-disulfide oxidoreductase domain-containing protein 2 isoform X3: MAAGHWAGPGRGCAARGLRGWLLTPAPPAARRAHAGAADRLQREYDAVVIGAGHNGLVAAAYLQRAGLRTAVLEKRHVLGGAAVTEEIVPGFKFSRASYLLSLLRPQIYTELELQRHGLRVLPRDPYSFTPLLEDRSPPRSLLLGNNRAQTQQQIAQFSQKDAQAYPEYEAFMEGLVSALDPLLDAAPVDTAALGQGSLLQRLSALRSLWLLLRAGLALGRQLPRYYEVLTAPVSKAVSHVLLGRDGQAQGVVLQDGTEVRSKLVLSNASPQITFLELIPQEQLPKDFVRRIQQVDTCSPVTKINVAVDRLPSFLAAPNARDGQPLPHHQCSIHLNCEGTHLLHQAFTEATHGHPSSRPMIELCIPSVLDPGLAPQGCHVVSLFTQYTPSVLAGGQHWDEQARNAYADTVFDCIEAYAPGFKASVIGRDILTPPDLERIFGLPGGNIFHGGMSLDQLYFARPAPSYSGYRSPIPSLYLCGSGAHPGGGVMGGAGRNAAHVALQDFRHL, from the exons ATGGCGGCCGGGCACTGGGCAGGACCGGGCAGGGGCTGCGCTGCCCGCGGGCTGCGGGGCTGGCTCCTTACCCCAGCGCCGCCGGCAGCGCGGCGGGCCCATGCTGGGGCTGCAGACCGGCTGCAGCGGGAGTACGACGCGGTGGTGATCGGGGCAG GGCACAATGGGCTGGTGGCA GCTGCCTACCTGCAGCGGGCAGGGCTGCGCACGGCTGTACTGGAGAAACGCCATGTGCTGGGGGGTGCGGCTGTCACGGAGGAGATTGTGCCAG GCTTCAAGTTCTCCCGGGCATCGTACCTGCTCAGCCTGCTGCGGCCACAGATCTACACcgagctggagctgcag CGGCATGGTCTGAGGGTGCTCCCACGGGACCCCTACTCCTTCACCCCGCTGCTGGAGGACAGGAGCCCCCCCCGCTCCCTCCTGCTGGGAAACAACAGGGCCCAGACCCAGCAGCAGATCGCTCAGTTCTCCCAGAAGGATGCCCAG GCTTATCCTGAATATGAGGCGTTCATGGAAGGTTTAGTGTCAGCCCTTGACCCGCTGCTGGATGCTGCCCCAGTGGATACAgctgccctggggcagggcTCCCTGCTCCAGCGGCTCAGTGCTCTGCGATCCCTGTGGCTCCTGCTGAGGGCAG GGCTGGCGCTGGGGCGGCAGCTGCCCCGCTATTACGAGGTGCTCACAGCCCCTGTCTCCAAG GCCGTGTCCCatgtgctgctgggcagggacgGGCAGGCGCAGGGCGTTGTGCTGCAGGACGGGACGGAGGTGAGGAGCAAACTGGTGCTGTCCAATGCCTCCCCCCAAATCACCTTCCTGGAGCTCATCCCCCAG GAGCAGCTGCCCAAGGATTTTGTCCGGCGGATCCAGCAGGTTGACACATGCTCCCCGGTCACCAAGATCAATG TGGCAGTGGATCGGCTGcccagcttcctggctgcccCCAATGCCCGCGAcggccagcccctgccccaccACCAGTGCTCCATCCATCTCAACTGTGAGGGCACCCACCTCCTGCACCAGGCCTTCACTGAGGCCACCCATGGGCACCCCTCCAGCAG GCCCATGATCGAGCTCTGCATCCCCTCGGTGCTGGATCCAGGGCTGGCCCCACAGGGCTGTCATGTTGTATCCCTCTTCACCCAGTACACCCCCTCCGTGCTGGCGGGTGGGCAGCACTGGGATGAGCAGGCCAGAAATGCATATGCGGACACAG TGTTTGACTGCATTGAAGCCTATGCCCCAGGGTTCAAGGCATCTGTCATCGGCAGAGACATCTTGACACCACCTGACCTGGAGAGGATCTTTGGGCTGCCTGGTGGG AACATCTTCCATGGAGGGATGTCTCTGGACCAGCTGTACTTTGCCCGGCCAGCACCATCCTACTCAGGCTACCGGTCCCCAATTCCCAGCTTGTATCTGTGTGGAAGTGGAGCCCATCCTG GAGGAGGAGTGATGGGAGGTGCAGGACGCAATGCTGCCCATGTGGCACTCCAGGACTTTAGGCACCTGTGA
- the PYROXD2 gene encoding pyridine nucleotide-disulfide oxidoreductase domain-containing protein 2 isoform X4 has translation MAAGHWAGPGRGCAARGLRGWLLTPAPPAARRAHAGAADRLQREYDAVVIGAGHNGLVAAAYLQRAGLRTAVLEKRHVLGGAAVTEEIVPGFKFSRASYLLSLLRPQIYTELELQRHGLRVLPRDPYSFTPLLEDRSPPRSLLLGNNRAQTQQQIAQFSQKDAQAYPEYEAFMEGLVSALDPLLDAAPVDTAALGQGSLLQRLSALRSLWLLLRAGLALGRQLPRYYEVLTAPVSKILDQWFESEPLKATLATDAVIGAMASPHTPGSGYVLLHHVMGELEGRRGAWGYVSGGMGALSQAIARAAAARGAHIFAEKAVSHVLLGRDGQAQGVVLQDGTEVRSKLVLSNASPQITFLELIPQEQLPKDFVRRIQQVDTCSPVTKINVAVDRLPSFLAAPNARDGQPLPHHQCSIHLNCEGTHLLHQAFTEATHGHPSSRPMIELCIPSVLDPGLAPQGCHVVSLFTQYTPSVLAGGQHWDEQARNAYADTVFDCIEAYAPGFKASVIGRDILTPPDLERIFGLPGGNIFHGGMSLDQLYFARPAPSYSGYRSPIPSLYLCGSGAHPGGGVMGGAGRNAAHVALQDFRHL, from the exons ATGGCGGCCGGGCACTGGGCAGGACCGGGCAGGGGCTGCGCTGCCCGCGGGCTGCGGGGCTGGCTCCTTACCCCAGCGCCGCCGGCAGCGCGGCGGGCCCATGCTGGGGCTGCAGACCGGCTGCAGCGGGAGTACGACGCGGTGGTGATCGGGGCAG GGCACAATGGGCTGGTGGCA GCTGCCTACCTGCAGCGGGCAGGGCTGCGCACGGCTGTACTGGAGAAACGCCATGTGCTGGGGGGTGCGGCTGTCACGGAGGAGATTGTGCCAG GCTTCAAGTTCTCCCGGGCATCGTACCTGCTCAGCCTGCTGCGGCCACAGATCTACACcgagctggagctgcag CGGCATGGTCTGAGGGTGCTCCCACGGGACCCCTACTCCTTCACCCCGCTGCTGGAGGACAGGAGCCCCCCCCGCTCCCTCCTGCTGGGAAACAACAGGGCCCAGACCCAGCAGCAGATCGCTCAGTTCTCCCAGAAGGATGCCCAG GCTTATCCTGAATATGAGGCGTTCATGGAAGGTTTAGTGTCAGCCCTTGACCCGCTGCTGGATGCTGCCCCAGTGGATACAgctgccctggggcagggcTCCCTGCTCCAGCGGCTCAGTGCTCTGCGATCCCTGTGGCTCCTGCTGAGGGCAG GGCTGGCGCTGGGGCGGCAGCTGCCCCGCTATTACGAGGTGCTCACAGCCCCTGTCTCCAAG ATCCTGGACCAGTGGTTTGAGTCGGAGCCCTTGAAGGCAACTCTGGCTACTGATGCGGTGATTGGAGCCATGGCTAGCCCCCACACCCCGGGCAGTGG CTATGTGCTCTTGCACCATGTGATGGGCGAGCTGGAGGGACGGCGAGGAGCCTGGGGCTACGTGTCCGGTGGGATGGGAGCCCTGTCCCAAGCCATTGCCCgtgcagcagctgccaggggAGCCCACATTTTTGCCGAGAAG GCCGTGTCCCatgtgctgctgggcagggacgGGCAGGCGCAGGGCGTTGTGCTGCAGGACGGGACGGAGGTGAGGAGCAAACTGGTGCTGTCCAATGCCTCCCCCCAAATCACCTTCCTGGAGCTCATCCCCCAG GAGCAGCTGCCCAAGGATTTTGTCCGGCGGATCCAGCAGGTTGACACATGCTCCCCGGTCACCAAGATCAATG TGGCAGTGGATCGGCTGcccagcttcctggctgcccCCAATGCCCGCGAcggccagcccctgccccaccACCAGTGCTCCATCCATCTCAACTGTGAGGGCACCCACCTCCTGCACCAGGCCTTCACTGAGGCCACCCATGGGCACCCCTCCAGCAG GCCCATGATCGAGCTCTGCATCCCCTCGGTGCTGGATCCAGGGCTGGCCCCACAGGGCTGTCATGTTGTATCCCTCTTCACCCAGTACACCCCCTCCGTGCTGGCGGGTGGGCAGCACTGGGATGAGCAGGCCAGAAATGCATATGCGGACACAG TGTTTGACTGCATTGAAGCCTATGCCCCAGGGTTCAAGGCATCTGTCATCGGCAGAGACATCTTGACACCACCTGACCTGGAGAGGATCTTTGGGCTGCCTGGTGGG AACATCTTCCATGGAGGGATGTCTCTGGACCAGCTGTACTTTGCCCGGCCAGCACCATCCTACTCAGGCTACCGGTCCCCAATTCCCAGCTTGTATCTGTGTGGAAGTGGAGCCCATCCTG GAGGAGGAGTGATGGGAGGTGCAGGACGCAATGCTGCCCATGTGGCACTCCAGGACTTTAGGCACCTGTGA
- the PYROXD2 gene encoding pyridine nucleotide-disulfide oxidoreductase domain-containing protein 2 isoform X1 — protein sequence MAAGHWAGPGRGCAARGLRGWLLTPAPPAARRAHAGAADRLQREYDAVVIGAGHNGLVAAAYLQRAGLRTAVLEKRHVLGGAAVTEEIVPGFKFSRASYLLSLLRPQIYTELELQRHGLRVLPRDPYSFTPLLEDRSPPRSLLLGNNRAQTQQQIAQFSQKDAQAYPEYEAFMEGLVSALDPLLDAAPVDTAALGQGSLLQRLSALRSLWLLLRAGLALGRQLPRYYEVLTAPVSKILDQWFESEPLKATLATDAVIGAMASPHTPGSGYVLLHHVMGELEGRRGAWGYVSGGMGALSQAIARAAAARGAHIFAEKAVSHVLLGRDGQAQGVVLQDGTEVRSKLVLSNASPQITFLELIPQEQLPKDFVRRIQQVDTCSPVTKINVAVDRLPSFLAAPNARDGQPLPHHQCSIHLNCEGTHLLHQAFTEATHGHPSSRPMIELCIPSVLDPGLAPQGCHVVSLFTQYTPSVLAGGQHWDEQARNAYADTGFKASVIGRDILTPPDLERIFGLPGGNIFHGGMSLDQLYFARPAPSYSGYRSPIPSLYLCGSGAHPGGGVMGGAGRNAAHVALQDFRHL from the exons ATGGCGGCCGGGCACTGGGCAGGACCGGGCAGGGGCTGCGCTGCCCGCGGGCTGCGGGGCTGGCTCCTTACCCCAGCGCCGCCGGCAGCGCGGCGGGCCCATGCTGGGGCTGCAGACCGGCTGCAGCGGGAGTACGACGCGGTGGTGATCGGGGCAG GGCACAATGGGCTGGTGGCA GCTGCCTACCTGCAGCGGGCAGGGCTGCGCACGGCTGTACTGGAGAAACGCCATGTGCTGGGGGGTGCGGCTGTCACGGAGGAGATTGTGCCAG GCTTCAAGTTCTCCCGGGCATCGTACCTGCTCAGCCTGCTGCGGCCACAGATCTACACcgagctggagctgcag CGGCATGGTCTGAGGGTGCTCCCACGGGACCCCTACTCCTTCACCCCGCTGCTGGAGGACAGGAGCCCCCCCCGCTCCCTCCTGCTGGGAAACAACAGGGCCCAGACCCAGCAGCAGATCGCTCAGTTCTCCCAGAAGGATGCCCAG GCTTATCCTGAATATGAGGCGTTCATGGAAGGTTTAGTGTCAGCCCTTGACCCGCTGCTGGATGCTGCCCCAGTGGATACAgctgccctggggcagggcTCCCTGCTCCAGCGGCTCAGTGCTCTGCGATCCCTGTGGCTCCTGCTGAGGGCAG GGCTGGCGCTGGGGCGGCAGCTGCCCCGCTATTACGAGGTGCTCACAGCCCCTGTCTCCAAG ATCCTGGACCAGTGGTTTGAGTCGGAGCCCTTGAAGGCAACTCTGGCTACTGATGCGGTGATTGGAGCCATGGCTAGCCCCCACACCCCGGGCAGTGG CTATGTGCTCTTGCACCATGTGATGGGCGAGCTGGAGGGACGGCGAGGAGCCTGGGGCTACGTGTCCGGTGGGATGGGAGCCCTGTCCCAAGCCATTGCCCgtgcagcagctgccaggggAGCCCACATTTTTGCCGAGAAG GCCGTGTCCCatgtgctgctgggcagggacgGGCAGGCGCAGGGCGTTGTGCTGCAGGACGGGACGGAGGTGAGGAGCAAACTGGTGCTGTCCAATGCCTCCCCCCAAATCACCTTCCTGGAGCTCATCCCCCAG GAGCAGCTGCCCAAGGATTTTGTCCGGCGGATCCAGCAGGTTGACACATGCTCCCCGGTCACCAAGATCAATG TGGCAGTGGATCGGCTGcccagcttcctggctgcccCCAATGCCCGCGAcggccagcccctgccccaccACCAGTGCTCCATCCATCTCAACTGTGAGGGCACCCACCTCCTGCACCAGGCCTTCACTGAGGCCACCCATGGGCACCCCTCCAGCAG GCCCATGATCGAGCTCTGCATCCCCTCGGTGCTGGATCCAGGGCTGGCCCCACAGGGCTGTCATGTTGTATCCCTCTTCACCCAGTACACCCCCTCCGTGCTGGCGGGTGGGCAGCACTGGGATGAGCAGGCCAGAAATGCATATGCGGACACAG GGTTCAAGGCATCTGTCATCGGCAGAGACATCTTGACACCACCTGACCTGGAGAGGATCTTTGGGCTGCCTGGTGGG AACATCTTCCATGGAGGGATGTCTCTGGACCAGCTGTACTTTGCCCGGCCAGCACCATCCTACTCAGGCTACCGGTCCCCAATTCCCAGCTTGTATCTGTGTGGAAGTGGAGCCCATCCTG GAGGAGGAGTGATGGGAGGTGCAGGACGCAATGCTGCCCATGTGGCACTCCAGGACTTTAGGCACCTGTGA
- the PYROXD2 gene encoding pyridine nucleotide-disulfide oxidoreductase domain-containing protein 2 isoform X2 has product MGWWQLPTCSGQGCARLYWRNAMCWGVRLSRRRLCQVPLCVPCPHTPGQPCTWAPPTATQLSGFKFSRASYLLSLLRPQIYTELELQRHGLRVLPRDPYSFTPLLEDRSPPRSLLLGNNRAQTQQQIAQFSQKDAQAYPEYEAFMEGLVSALDPLLDAAPVDTAALGQGSLLQRLSALRSLWLLLRAGLALGRQLPRYYEVLTAPVSKILDQWFESEPLKATLATDAVIGAMASPHTPGSGYVLLHHVMGELEGRRGAWGYVSGGMGALSQAIARAAAARGAHIFAEKAVSHVLLGRDGQAQGVVLQDGTEVRSKLVLSNASPQITFLELIPQEQLPKDFVRRIQQVDTCSPVTKINVAVDRLPSFLAAPNARDGQPLPHHQCSIHLNCEGTHLLHQAFTEATHGHPSSRPMIELCIPSVLDPGLAPQGCHVVSLFTQYTPSVLAGGQHWDEQARNAYADTVFDCIEAYAPGFKASVIGRDILTPPDLERIFGLPGGNIFHGGMSLDQLYFARPAPSYSGYRSPIPSLYLCGSGAHPGGGVMGGAGRNAAHVALQDFRHL; this is encoded by the exons ATGGGCTGGTGGCA GCTGCCTACCTGCAGCGGGCAGGGCTGCGCACGGCTGTACTGGAGAAACGCCATGTGCTGGGGGGTGCGGCTGTCACGGAGGAGATTGTGCCAGGTACCCCTGTGTGTCCCCTGTCCCCACACCCCTGGCCAGCCCTGCACATGGGCACCCCCCACTGCCACACAACTTTCAGGCTTCAAGTTCTCCCGGGCATCGTACCTGCTCAGCCTGCTGCGGCCACAGATCTACACcgagctggagctgcag CGGCATGGTCTGAGGGTGCTCCCACGGGACCCCTACTCCTTCACCCCGCTGCTGGAGGACAGGAGCCCCCCCCGCTCCCTCCTGCTGGGAAACAACAGGGCCCAGACCCAGCAGCAGATCGCTCAGTTCTCCCAGAAGGATGCCCAG GCTTATCCTGAATATGAGGCGTTCATGGAAGGTTTAGTGTCAGCCCTTGACCCGCTGCTGGATGCTGCCCCAGTGGATACAgctgccctggggcagggcTCCCTGCTCCAGCGGCTCAGTGCTCTGCGATCCCTGTGGCTCCTGCTGAGGGCAG GGCTGGCGCTGGGGCGGCAGCTGCCCCGCTATTACGAGGTGCTCACAGCCCCTGTCTCCAAG ATCCTGGACCAGTGGTTTGAGTCGGAGCCCTTGAAGGCAACTCTGGCTACTGATGCGGTGATTGGAGCCATGGCTAGCCCCCACACCCCGGGCAGTGG CTATGTGCTCTTGCACCATGTGATGGGCGAGCTGGAGGGACGGCGAGGAGCCTGGGGCTACGTGTCCGGTGGGATGGGAGCCCTGTCCCAAGCCATTGCCCgtgcagcagctgccaggggAGCCCACATTTTTGCCGAGAAG GCCGTGTCCCatgtgctgctgggcagggacgGGCAGGCGCAGGGCGTTGTGCTGCAGGACGGGACGGAGGTGAGGAGCAAACTGGTGCTGTCCAATGCCTCCCCCCAAATCACCTTCCTGGAGCTCATCCCCCAG GAGCAGCTGCCCAAGGATTTTGTCCGGCGGATCCAGCAGGTTGACACATGCTCCCCGGTCACCAAGATCAATG TGGCAGTGGATCGGCTGcccagcttcctggctgcccCCAATGCCCGCGAcggccagcccctgccccaccACCAGTGCTCCATCCATCTCAACTGTGAGGGCACCCACCTCCTGCACCAGGCCTTCACTGAGGCCACCCATGGGCACCCCTCCAGCAG GCCCATGATCGAGCTCTGCATCCCCTCGGTGCTGGATCCAGGGCTGGCCCCACAGGGCTGTCATGTTGTATCCCTCTTCACCCAGTACACCCCCTCCGTGCTGGCGGGTGGGCAGCACTGGGATGAGCAGGCCAGAAATGCATATGCGGACACAG TGTTTGACTGCATTGAAGCCTATGCCCCAGGGTTCAAGGCATCTGTCATCGGCAGAGACATCTTGACACCACCTGACCTGGAGAGGATCTTTGGGCTGCCTGGTGGG AACATCTTCCATGGAGGGATGTCTCTGGACCAGCTGTACTTTGCCCGGCCAGCACCATCCTACTCAGGCTACCGGTCCCCAATTCCCAGCTTGTATCTGTGTGGAAGTGGAGCCCATCCTG GAGGAGGAGTGATGGGAGGTGCAGGACGCAATGCTGCCCATGTGGCACTCCAGGACTTTAGGCACCTGTGA